Proteins encoded within one genomic window of Manis pentadactyla isolate mManPen7 chromosome 4, mManPen7.hap1, whole genome shotgun sequence:
- the ADGRB2 gene encoding adhesion G protein-coupled receptor B2 isoform X1 — MTPACPLLLSVILSLRLAAAFDPAPSACSALASGVLYGAFSLQDLFPTIASGCSWTLENPDPTKYSLYLRFNRQEQVCTHFAPRLLPLDHYLVNFTCLRPSPEEAVAQAEAEVGRPEEEEAAGLELCGGVGPFTFLHFDKNFVQLCLSAEPSEAPRLLAPAALAFRFVEVLLINNNNSSQFTCGVLCRWSEECGRTAGRACGFAQPGCSCPGEAGAGPATATPPGPPAAHTLSNALVPGGPAPPAEADLHSGSSNDLFTTEMRYGEEPEEEPKVKTQWPRSADEPGLYMAQTGDPAAEEWSPWSVCSLTCGQGLQVRTRSCVSSPYGTLCSGPLRETRPCNNSATCPVHGVWEEWGSWSLCSRSCGRGSRSRMRTCVPPQHGGKACEGPELQTKLCSMAACPVEGQWLEWGPWGPCSTSCANGTQQRSRKCSVAGPAWATCTGALTDTRECSNLECPAADGKWGPWNSWSLCSKTCDTGWQRRFRMCQATGAQGYPCEGTGEEVKPCSEKRCPAFHEMCRDEYVMLMTWKKAAAGEIIYNKCPPNASGSASRRCLLSAQGVAYWGLPSFARCISHEYRYLYLSLREHLAKGQRMLAGEGMSQVVRSLQELLARRTYYSGDLLFSVDILRNVTDTFKRATYVPSADDVQRFFQVVSFMVDAENKDKWDDAQQVSPGSVHLLRVVEDFIHLVGDALKAFQSSLIVTDNLVISIQREPVSAVSSDITFPMRGRRGMKDWVRHSEDRLFLPKEVLSLSSPGKLAVSGAAGSPGRGRSPGTVPPGPGHSHQRLLPADPDESSSYFVIGAVLYRTLGLILPPPRPPLAVTSRVMTVTVRPPTQPPAEPLITVELSYIINGTTDPRCASWDYARADASSGDWDTESCQTLETQAAHTRCQCQHLSTFAVLAQPPKDLTLELAGSPSVPLVIGCAVSCMALLTLLAIYAAFWRFIKSERSIILLNFCLSILASNILILVGQSRVLSKGVCTMTAAFLHFFFLSSFCWVLTEAWQSYLAVIGRMRTRLVRKRFLCLGWGLPALVVAVSVGFTRTKGYGTSSYCWLSLEGGLLYAFVGPAAVIVLVNMLIGIIVFNKLMARDGISDKSKKQRAGSERCPWASLLLPCSACGAVPSPLLSSASARNAMASLWSSCVVLPLLALTWMSAVLAMTDRRSVLFQALFAVFNSAQGFVITAVHCFLRREVQDVVKCQMGMCRGDESEDSPDSCKNGQLQILSDFEKDVDLACQTVLFKEVNTCNPSTITGTLSRLSLDEDEEPKSCLVGPEGGLSFSPLPGNILVPMAASPGLGEPPPPQEANPVYMCGEGGLRQLDLTWLRPTEPGSEGDYMVLPRRTLSLQPGGGGGGGEDPPRARPEGTPRRASKTLAHTEGYPSFLSVDHSGLGLGPAYGALQNPYGMTFQPPPPTPSARQVSEPGERSRTMPRTVPGSTMKLGSLERKKLRYSDLDFEKVMHTRKRHSELYHELNQKFHTFDRYRSQSTAKREKRWSVSSGGTAEWSMSSEKPSPGERPGLSQQRRHQSWSTFKSMTLGSLPPKPRERLALHRATAWEPTEPPDGDFQTEV, encoded by the exons ATGACCCCAGCCTGTCCCCTCTTACTATCTGTGATTCTGTCCCTGCGCCTGGCCGCAGCCTTCGACCCCGCTCCCAGCGCCTGTTCAGCCCTGGCCTCGGGCGTGCTCTACGGGGCCTTCTCACTGCAGGACCTCTTTCCTACCATCGCCTCAGGCTGCTCCTGGACCCTGGAGAACCCTGACCCCACCAAATACTCCCTTTACCTGCGCTTCAACCGCCAGGAGCAGGTGTGCACCCACTTTGCTCCCCGCCTGCTGCCCTTGGACCACTACCTGGTCAACTTTACGTGCCTGCGGCCTAGCCCTGAAGAGGCTGTGgcccaggcagaggcagaggtggggcggccagaggaggaggaggcagcagggtTGGAACTGTGCGGCGGCGTGGGCCCTTTTACCTTCCTGCACTTCGACAAGAACTTCGTGCAGCTGTGCCTGTCGGCCGAGCCCTCGGAGGCCCCGCGCCTGCTGGCTCCCGCTGCCCTGGCCTTCCGCTTTGTCGAGGTCTTGCTCATCAACAACAACAACTCCAGCCAGTTCACCTGCGGTGTGCTCTGCCGCTGGAGTGAGGAGTGTGGCCGCACTGCTGGCAGGGCCTGTGGCTTTGCCCAGCCAGGCTGCAGCTGCCCTGGTGAGGCAGGGGCCGGCCCTGCCACTGCCACGCCTCCAGGGCCACCTGCTGCCCACACCCTGTCCAATGCCCTGGTGCCAGGGGGTCCGGCCCCACCTGCTGAGGCTGATTTGCACTCGGGGAGCAGCAATGACCTATTCACAACTGAAATGAGATATG GTGAGGAGCCGGAAGAGGAACCGAAGGTGAAAACCCAGTGGCCAAGGTCTGCGGATGAGCCTGGGCTATACATGGCGCAGACAG GCGACCCGGCGGCTGAGGAGTGGTCCCCGTGGAGCGTGTGTTCCCTGACGTGTGGGCAGGGTCTGCAGGTGCGGACCCGCTCCTGTGTGTCCTCCCCCTATGGGACCCTGTGCAGCGGGCCCCTGCGGGAGACCCGGCCCTGCAACAATTCAGCCACCTGCCCAG TGCACGGCGTGTGGGAGGAGTGGGGGTCCTGGAGCCTGTGCTCCCGCAGCTGCGGGCGGGGGTCCCGGAGCCGGATGCGGACCTGCGTGCCCCCCCAGCACGGCGGCAAGGCCTGCGAGGGTCCCGAGCTGCAGACTAAGCTCTGCAGTATGGCCGCCTGCCCGG TGGAAGGCCAGTGGCTAGAATGGGGTCCCTGGGGCCCTTGCTCCACATCCTGTGCTAATGGGACCCAGCAGCGCAGCCGGAAGTGCAGCGTGGCAGGCCCAGCCTGGGCCACGTGTACAGGTGCCCTCACTGACACCCGCGAGTGCAGCAACCTCGAGTGCCCGG CTGCAGATGGCAAGTGGGGGCCTTGGAACTCATGGAGCCTGTGTTCCAAGACCTGTGATACAGGCTGGCAGCGCCGCTTCCGCATGTGCCAGGCCACGGGTGCACAGGGCTACCCCTGCGAGGGCACCGGAGAGGAGGTGAAGCCTTGCAGTGAGAAGAGGTGTCCAG CATTCCATGAGATGTGCAGGGATGAGTATGTGATGCTGATGACGTGGAAGAAGGCGGCTGCTGGCGAGATCATCTACAACAAGTGTCCCCCCAATGCCTcag GATCTGCCAGCCGCCGCTGTCTCCTCAGTGCCCAGGGTGTGGCATACTGGGGGTTGCCCAGCTTTGCCCGCTGCATCTCCCATGAGTACCGCTACCTTTATCTGTCA CTTCGGGAGCACCTGGCGAAGGGGCAGCGTATGCTGGCAGGCGAGGGCATGTCACAGGTGGTGCGCAGCCTGCAGGAGCTTCTGGCTCGGCGCACCTACTACAGCGGGGACCTGCTCTTCTCTGTGGACATTCTGAGGAATGTCACTGACACCTTCAAGAGGGCCACCTATGTGCCCTCGGCTGACGATGTGCAG CGCTTCTTCCAGGTGGTGAGCTTCATGGTGGATGCCGAGAACAAGGACAAATGGGATGATGCTCAGCAG GTGTCCCCTGGCTCTGTGCACCTGCTTCGTGTTGTGGAGGACTTCATTCACCTGGTGGGCGATGCTCTCAAGGCCTTCCAGAGCTCTCTGATTGTGACGGACAACCTGG TGATCAGCATTCAGCGAGAGCCTGTCTCAGCCGTGTCTAGCGACATCACGTTCCCCATGCGGGGCCGCCGGGGCATGAAGGACTGGGTGCGGCACTCAGAGGATCGCCTCTTCCTGCCCAAGGAGGTGCTCAGCCTCTCCTCCCCGGGGAAGCTGGCTGTATCTGGAGCAGCAGGCAGCCCTGGCAGGGGACGGAGCCCAGGAACAGTGCCCCCTGGCCCGGGGCACTCCCACCAGCGCCTCCTTCCGGCAGACCCTGATGAGTCCTCCTCCTACTTCGTGATTGGTGCTGTGCTCTACCGCACCCTTGGCCTCATCCTGCCACCCCCTAG GCCCCCTCTGGCCGTCACTTCCAGGGTGATGACAGTGACAGTGCGGCCTCCCACCCAGCCACCAGCTGAGCCCCTCATCACAGTGGAGCTCTCCTACATCATCAAC GGCACGACGGATCCCCGCTGTGCCAGCTGGGACTACGCCAGAGC AGATGCCAGCTCCGGGGACTGGGACACTGAGAGCTGCCAGACCCTGGAGACACAGGCAGCCCACACCCGCTGCCAGTGCCAGCACCTGTCTACCTTTGCCGTGCTGGCCCAGCCGCCCAAGGACCTG ACCCTGGAGCTGGCAGGCTCCCCCTCGGTCCCCCTTGTGATTGGCTGTGCCGTGTCCTGCATGGCACTGCTCACCCTCCTTGCCATCTATGCCGCCTTCTGGAG GTTCATAAAATCAGAACGCTCCATCATCTTGCTGAACTTCTGCCTGTCCATCCTAGCATCCAATATCCTGATCCTTGTGGGCCAGTCTCGGGTGCTGAGCAAG GGTGTGTGCACCATGACGGCTGCCTTCCTGcactttttcttcctctcctcctttTGCTGGGTGCTCACCGAGGCCTGGCAATCCTACCTGGCTGTCATCGGACGCATGCGCACCCGCCTCGTTCGGAAGCGCTTCCTCTGCCTGGGCTGGG GTCTGCCTGCCCTTGTGGTGGCCGTGTCTGTCGGTTTTACCCGCACCAAAGGATATGGTACATCCAGCTA CTGCTGGCTCTCCCTGGAGGGTGGCCTGCTCTATGCCTTTGTGGGCCCTGCAGCGGTCATTGTCCTG GTGAATATGCTCATCGGAATCATTGTCTTCAACAAGCTCATGGCACGTGATGGCATCTCAGACAAGTCCAAGAAGCAGAGGGCCGG GTCGGAGCGGTGCCCCTGGGCCAGCCTGCTCCTCCCCTGCTCAGCGTGTGGAGCGGTCCCCAGCCCCCTGCTCAGCTCAGCCTCGGCCAGGAACGCCAT GGCCTCGCTCTGGAGCTCCTGCGTGGTGCTGCCCCTGCTGGCGCTCACCTGGATGTCTGCCGTCCTGGCCATGACGGACCGTCGCTCCGTCCTCTTCCAGGCCCTCTTCGCTGTCTTCAACTCTGCGCAGGGCTTTGTCATCACTGCTGTGCACTGCTTCCTGCGCCGAGAG GTCCAGGACGTGGTGAAGTGCCAGATGGGCATGTGCCGGGGTGATGAGAGTGAAGACTCCCCCGACTCGTGTAAGAATGGGCAGCTGCAGATCCTG TCAGACTTTGAAAAGGACGTGGATCTGGCTTGTCAGACAG TTCTGTTCAAGGAGGTCAACACTTGCAACCCATCTACCATCACGGGCACACTGTCCCGCCTGTCCCTGGACGAGGATGAGGAACCCAAGTCCTGCCTTGTGGGTCCTGAGGGAGGCCTCAGCTTCTCACCACTGCCTGGAAATATCCTGGTGCCCATGGCAGCCTCACCAGGGCTGGGGGAGCCACCGCCCCCCCAGGAGGCCAACCCCGTGTACATGTGTGGGGAGGGTGGCCTGCGGCAGCTAGACCTCACATGGCTGCGGCCCACCGAGCCAGGCTCCGAGGGGGACTACATGGTGCTGCCCCGGCGGACTCTGAGCCTACAACCTGGCGGCGGGGGTGGAGGTGGCGAGGACCCCCCGAGGGCCCGGCCCGAGGGCACACCCCGGAGGGCCTCCAAGACACTGGCCCACACCGAAGGCTACCCCAGCTTCCTGTCTGTGGACCACTCTGGCCTGGGACTGGGCCCTGCCTATGGGGCTCTGCAGAACCCATACGGGATGACCTTCCAGCCACCACCACCGACGCCCAGTGCCCGCCAGGTGTCCGAGCCAGGGGAGCGCAGCCGGACCATGCCCCGTACCGTGCCAGGCTCCACCATGAAGCTGGGTTCCCTGGAG CGAAAGAAGTTACGGTATTCAGACCTGGACTTTGAG AAGGTGATGCACACCCGGAAACGACACTCAGAACTCTACCACGAGCTCAACCAGAAGTTCCACACTTTTGACCGCTACCGCAGTCAGTCCACGGCCAAG AGGGAGAAGCGGTGGAGTGTGTCCTCAGGTGGGACAGCTGAATGGAGCATGTCCAGC GAGAAGCCCAGCCCTGGGGAGCGTCCTGGCTTGTCCCAACAGCGGCGACATCAGAGCTGGAGCACTTTCAAGTCCATGACGTTGGGCTCACTGCCCCCCAAGCCCCGAGAACGGCTGGCCCTGCACCGAGCCACAGCCTGGGAGCCCACAGAACCACCCGACGGGGACTTCCAGACAGAGGTGTGA
- the ADGRB2 gene encoding adhesion G protein-coupled receptor B2 isoform X5, whose product MTPACPLLLSVILSLRLAAAFDPAPSACSALASGVLYGAFSLQDLFPTIASGCSWTLENPDPTKYSLYLRFNRQEQVCTHFAPRLLPLDHYLVNFTCLRPSPEEAVAQAEAEVGRPEEEEAAGLELCGGVGPFTFLHFDKNFVQLCLSAEPSEAPRLLAPAALAFRFVEVLLINNNNSSQFTCGVLCRWSEECGRTAGRACGFAQPGCSCPGEAGAGPATATPPGPPAAHTLSNALVPGGPAPPAEADLHSGSSNDLFTTEMRYGEEPEEEPKVKTQWPRSADEPGLYMAQTGDPAAEEWSPWSVCSLTCGQGLQVRTRSCVSSPYGTLCSGPLRETRPCNNSATCPVHGVWEEWGSWSLCSRSCGRGSRSRMRTCVPPQHGGKACEGPELQTKLCSMAACPVEGQWLEWGPWGPCSTSCANGTQQRSRKCSVAGPAWATCTGALTDTRECSNLECPAADGKWGPWNSWSLCSKTCDTGWQRRFRMCQATGAQGYPCEGTGEEVKPCSEKRCPAFHEMCRDEYVMLMTWKKAAAGEIIYNKCPPNASGSASRRCLLSAQGVAYWGLPSFARCISHEYRYLYLSLREHLAKGQRMLAGEGMSQVVRSLQELLARRTYYSGDLLFSVDILRNVTDTFKRATYVPSADDVQRFFQVVSFMVDAENKDKWDDAQQVSPGSVHLLRVVEDFIHLVGDALKAFQSSLIVTDNLVISIQREPVSAVSSDITFPMRGRRGMKDWVRHSEDRLFLPKEVLSLSSPGKLAVSGAAGSPGRGRSPGTVPPGPGHSHQRLLPADPDESSSYFVIGAVLYRTLGLILPPPRPPLAVTSRVMTVTVRPPTQPPAEPLITVELSYIINGTTDPRCASWDYARADASSGDWDTESCQTLETQAAHTRCQCQHLSTFAVLAQPPKDLTLELAGSPSVPLVIGCAVSCMALLTLLAIYAAFWRFIKSERSIILLNFCLSILASNILILVGQSRVLSKGVCTMTAAFLHFFFLSSFCWVLTEAWQSYLAVIGRMRTRLVRKRFLCLGWGLPALVVAVSVGFTRTKGYGTSSYCWLSLEGGLLYAFVGPAAVIVLVNMLIGIIVFNKLMARDGISDKSKKQRAGSERCPWASLLLPCSACGAVPSPLLSSASARNAMASLWSSCVVLPLLALTWMSAVLAMTDRRSVLFQALFAVFNSAQGFVITAVHCFLRREVQDVVKCQMGMCRGDESEDSPDSCKNGQLQILSDFEKDVDLACQTVLFKEVNTCNPSTITGTLSRLSLDEDEEPKSCLVGPEGGLSFSPLPGNILVPMAASPGLGEPPPPQEANPVYMCGEGGLRQLDLTWLRPTEPGSEGDYMVLPRRTLSLQPGGGGGGGEDPPRARPEGTPRRASKTLAHTEGYPSFLSVDHSGLGLGPAYGALQNPYGMTFQPPPPTPSARQVSEPGERSRTMPRTVPGSTMKLGSLERKKLRYSDLDFEVMHTRKRHSELYHELNQKFHTFDRYRSQSTAKEKPSPGERPGLSQQRRHQSWSTFKSMTLGSLPPKPRERLALHRATAWEPTEPPDGDFQTEV is encoded by the exons ATGACCCCAGCCTGTCCCCTCTTACTATCTGTGATTCTGTCCCTGCGCCTGGCCGCAGCCTTCGACCCCGCTCCCAGCGCCTGTTCAGCCCTGGCCTCGGGCGTGCTCTACGGGGCCTTCTCACTGCAGGACCTCTTTCCTACCATCGCCTCAGGCTGCTCCTGGACCCTGGAGAACCCTGACCCCACCAAATACTCCCTTTACCTGCGCTTCAACCGCCAGGAGCAGGTGTGCACCCACTTTGCTCCCCGCCTGCTGCCCTTGGACCACTACCTGGTCAACTTTACGTGCCTGCGGCCTAGCCCTGAAGAGGCTGTGgcccaggcagaggcagaggtggggcggccagaggaggaggaggcagcagggtTGGAACTGTGCGGCGGCGTGGGCCCTTTTACCTTCCTGCACTTCGACAAGAACTTCGTGCAGCTGTGCCTGTCGGCCGAGCCCTCGGAGGCCCCGCGCCTGCTGGCTCCCGCTGCCCTGGCCTTCCGCTTTGTCGAGGTCTTGCTCATCAACAACAACAACTCCAGCCAGTTCACCTGCGGTGTGCTCTGCCGCTGGAGTGAGGAGTGTGGCCGCACTGCTGGCAGGGCCTGTGGCTTTGCCCAGCCAGGCTGCAGCTGCCCTGGTGAGGCAGGGGCCGGCCCTGCCACTGCCACGCCTCCAGGGCCACCTGCTGCCCACACCCTGTCCAATGCCCTGGTGCCAGGGGGTCCGGCCCCACCTGCTGAGGCTGATTTGCACTCGGGGAGCAGCAATGACCTATTCACAACTGAAATGAGATATG GTGAGGAGCCGGAAGAGGAACCGAAGGTGAAAACCCAGTGGCCAAGGTCTGCGGATGAGCCTGGGCTATACATGGCGCAGACAG GCGACCCGGCGGCTGAGGAGTGGTCCCCGTGGAGCGTGTGTTCCCTGACGTGTGGGCAGGGTCTGCAGGTGCGGACCCGCTCCTGTGTGTCCTCCCCCTATGGGACCCTGTGCAGCGGGCCCCTGCGGGAGACCCGGCCCTGCAACAATTCAGCCACCTGCCCAG TGCACGGCGTGTGGGAGGAGTGGGGGTCCTGGAGCCTGTGCTCCCGCAGCTGCGGGCGGGGGTCCCGGAGCCGGATGCGGACCTGCGTGCCCCCCCAGCACGGCGGCAAGGCCTGCGAGGGTCCCGAGCTGCAGACTAAGCTCTGCAGTATGGCCGCCTGCCCGG TGGAAGGCCAGTGGCTAGAATGGGGTCCCTGGGGCCCTTGCTCCACATCCTGTGCTAATGGGACCCAGCAGCGCAGCCGGAAGTGCAGCGTGGCAGGCCCAGCCTGGGCCACGTGTACAGGTGCCCTCACTGACACCCGCGAGTGCAGCAACCTCGAGTGCCCGG CTGCAGATGGCAAGTGGGGGCCTTGGAACTCATGGAGCCTGTGTTCCAAGACCTGTGATACAGGCTGGCAGCGCCGCTTCCGCATGTGCCAGGCCACGGGTGCACAGGGCTACCCCTGCGAGGGCACCGGAGAGGAGGTGAAGCCTTGCAGTGAGAAGAGGTGTCCAG CATTCCATGAGATGTGCAGGGATGAGTATGTGATGCTGATGACGTGGAAGAAGGCGGCTGCTGGCGAGATCATCTACAACAAGTGTCCCCCCAATGCCTcag GATCTGCCAGCCGCCGCTGTCTCCTCAGTGCCCAGGGTGTGGCATACTGGGGGTTGCCCAGCTTTGCCCGCTGCATCTCCCATGAGTACCGCTACCTTTATCTGTCA CTTCGGGAGCACCTGGCGAAGGGGCAGCGTATGCTGGCAGGCGAGGGCATGTCACAGGTGGTGCGCAGCCTGCAGGAGCTTCTGGCTCGGCGCACCTACTACAGCGGGGACCTGCTCTTCTCTGTGGACATTCTGAGGAATGTCACTGACACCTTCAAGAGGGCCACCTATGTGCCCTCGGCTGACGATGTGCAG CGCTTCTTCCAGGTGGTGAGCTTCATGGTGGATGCCGAGAACAAGGACAAATGGGATGATGCTCAGCAG GTGTCCCCTGGCTCTGTGCACCTGCTTCGTGTTGTGGAGGACTTCATTCACCTGGTGGGCGATGCTCTCAAGGCCTTCCAGAGCTCTCTGATTGTGACGGACAACCTGG TGATCAGCATTCAGCGAGAGCCTGTCTCAGCCGTGTCTAGCGACATCACGTTCCCCATGCGGGGCCGCCGGGGCATGAAGGACTGGGTGCGGCACTCAGAGGATCGCCTCTTCCTGCCCAAGGAGGTGCTCAGCCTCTCCTCCCCGGGGAAGCTGGCTGTATCTGGAGCAGCAGGCAGCCCTGGCAGGGGACGGAGCCCAGGAACAGTGCCCCCTGGCCCGGGGCACTCCCACCAGCGCCTCCTTCCGGCAGACCCTGATGAGTCCTCCTCCTACTTCGTGATTGGTGCTGTGCTCTACCGCACCCTTGGCCTCATCCTGCCACCCCCTAG GCCCCCTCTGGCCGTCACTTCCAGGGTGATGACAGTGACAGTGCGGCCTCCCACCCAGCCACCAGCTGAGCCCCTCATCACAGTGGAGCTCTCCTACATCATCAAC GGCACGACGGATCCCCGCTGTGCCAGCTGGGACTACGCCAGAGC AGATGCCAGCTCCGGGGACTGGGACACTGAGAGCTGCCAGACCCTGGAGACACAGGCAGCCCACACCCGCTGCCAGTGCCAGCACCTGTCTACCTTTGCCGTGCTGGCCCAGCCGCCCAAGGACCTG ACCCTGGAGCTGGCAGGCTCCCCCTCGGTCCCCCTTGTGATTGGCTGTGCCGTGTCCTGCATGGCACTGCTCACCCTCCTTGCCATCTATGCCGCCTTCTGGAG GTTCATAAAATCAGAACGCTCCATCATCTTGCTGAACTTCTGCCTGTCCATCCTAGCATCCAATATCCTGATCCTTGTGGGCCAGTCTCGGGTGCTGAGCAAG GGTGTGTGCACCATGACGGCTGCCTTCCTGcactttttcttcctctcctcctttTGCTGGGTGCTCACCGAGGCCTGGCAATCCTACCTGGCTGTCATCGGACGCATGCGCACCCGCCTCGTTCGGAAGCGCTTCCTCTGCCTGGGCTGGG GTCTGCCTGCCCTTGTGGTGGCCGTGTCTGTCGGTTTTACCCGCACCAAAGGATATGGTACATCCAGCTA CTGCTGGCTCTCCCTGGAGGGTGGCCTGCTCTATGCCTTTGTGGGCCCTGCAGCGGTCATTGTCCTG GTGAATATGCTCATCGGAATCATTGTCTTCAACAAGCTCATGGCACGTGATGGCATCTCAGACAAGTCCAAGAAGCAGAGGGCCGG GTCGGAGCGGTGCCCCTGGGCCAGCCTGCTCCTCCCCTGCTCAGCGTGTGGAGCGGTCCCCAGCCCCCTGCTCAGCTCAGCCTCGGCCAGGAACGCCAT GGCCTCGCTCTGGAGCTCCTGCGTGGTGCTGCCCCTGCTGGCGCTCACCTGGATGTCTGCCGTCCTGGCCATGACGGACCGTCGCTCCGTCCTCTTCCAGGCCCTCTTCGCTGTCTTCAACTCTGCGCAGGGCTTTGTCATCACTGCTGTGCACTGCTTCCTGCGCCGAGAG GTCCAGGACGTGGTGAAGTGCCAGATGGGCATGTGCCGGGGTGATGAGAGTGAAGACTCCCCCGACTCGTGTAAGAATGGGCAGCTGCAGATCCTG TCAGACTTTGAAAAGGACGTGGATCTGGCTTGTCAGACAG TTCTGTTCAAGGAGGTCAACACTTGCAACCCATCTACCATCACGGGCACACTGTCCCGCCTGTCCCTGGACGAGGATGAGGAACCCAAGTCCTGCCTTGTGGGTCCTGAGGGAGGCCTCAGCTTCTCACCACTGCCTGGAAATATCCTGGTGCCCATGGCAGCCTCACCAGGGCTGGGGGAGCCACCGCCCCCCCAGGAGGCCAACCCCGTGTACATGTGTGGGGAGGGTGGCCTGCGGCAGCTAGACCTCACATGGCTGCGGCCCACCGAGCCAGGCTCCGAGGGGGACTACATGGTGCTGCCCCGGCGGACTCTGAGCCTACAACCTGGCGGCGGGGGTGGAGGTGGCGAGGACCCCCCGAGGGCCCGGCCCGAGGGCACACCCCGGAGGGCCTCCAAGACACTGGCCCACACCGAAGGCTACCCCAGCTTCCTGTCTGTGGACCACTCTGGCCTGGGACTGGGCCCTGCCTATGGGGCTCTGCAGAACCCATACGGGATGACCTTCCAGCCACCACCACCGACGCCCAGTGCCCGCCAGGTGTCCGAGCCAGGGGAGCGCAGCCGGACCATGCCCCGTACCGTGCCAGGCTCCACCATGAAGCTGGGTTCCCTGGAG CGAAAGAAGTTACGGTATTCAGACCTGGACTTTGAG GTGATGCACACCCGGAAACGACACTCAGAACTCTACCACGAGCTCAACCAGAAGTTCCACACTTTTGACCGCTACCGCAGTCAGTCCACGGCCAAG GAGAAGCCCAGCCCTGGGGAGCGTCCTGGCTTGTCCCAACAGCGGCGACATCAGAGCTGGAGCACTTTCAAGTCCATGACGTTGGGCTCACTGCCCCCCAAGCCCCGAGAACGGCTGGCCCTGCACCGAGCCACAGCCTGGGAGCCCACAGAACCACCCGACGGGGACTTCCAGACAGAGGTGTGA